gatggctggaatcaaactcatgtatcaaaatataatgatataatttctaggaatttacgaacattagccatcctagtgtctctaagaataggagcttctttggaatttataccttcgtccgtttgtttcatataaatcatgccaaaagaaagaaaggttagctttacatacctttagtgttTATCCACACACAATATGTATATGCTGCCTCATACCTATATTAATACGTTAAGCGTTATGGTTAAgatatggaaaggcataaaacgttTTTATCGTTAGTagattatttcaaataaaaaaaaaattggacaacacctccctttaatttcatcaccctttttcgagtatataaaagtaaaattggattttagagtctaaatgaaagttttagctctatcaaatagctttccaaaacatctttaatcaaccAAAAcggagctttacacaaggagttatgctaaatttactaacagcagtcccatccaaaaatgggtttgcaaaACACAAAATTCTGGGCAGCAACTCCCTTATATTGCTCACTTTTTTTCCACTTTCAAATCAGTCATAAAATCCCCAAGCAACATCAATAATCACACCTTCAAATGCCATGTCAAGACAAGCCAAgacgatattcaaaaatacttcaaatctgtccattttaataccaacactaatcatgggattttcttgcttccaagtccatttaatacaagttaatatcttcatTATAACCTTATTGGTAAGTTAAGTCAGTCCACATTCATAACACTCAACAACAATTCCAATTCACATACAACTATTACATCTTCCAATTATCTTTAATGATTCATAGTGTTAACGTTTTATTGAAACAATCCTAAAACAACCCAACCAACATATAGTGCAACATATGACCTTCATTACCATTAATCCTCCAAtctcaacaataacaataacaacctatCAAAATAGACCTTAAATATCAACATAAAGATGCTCAAAAACCTCATGAACACCTACCACAAGCCAAGCAAACCACCTATAATTTTTACACCCTATTTCATACTATTTTTCAACAATTTTTGTGACCTATTGCAGCAGCCACAcacaaccacaacatcattcattcatatgcaAGAAAGTCATATTAATATCATCACAAGTTCTACAACAACCCATAACAAATTCAACCTCAACCTTaatcatttaattccttcattctcatcacaaaattcataacaataacaatccaATACTAAGCAAAATTAATTCATTCTTTTCTACACCAAGCAGCTCCAAACGTCTCCTACCATGcctcaacatcaacacccataatttcatacattcgTCACTCATTTATCAACTCACACAAGCTTCAATTACCTTGAAGATGAGGGAAAAACAAAAAAGGAGatgaaatcttaccttaggctTTTATGACATAATTTGCTTGAAAAATTGAGGGCTTGGTCAAAAACGTTTTTGCTTCTTTAATGGACCCATCCTTGCTGCCATAAACTTGAATAATCACCAACCTTGACCCTTTAATCTCTCCCTCAATTTCTTTCTCGTTACTTCTCTCTATCTTCATTTGTTGAAAATGAGAGTTCTTCCTTCTTGGAGAACTCTCTAGAGTTGGAAAAGAAGTGGATGCAGATTTTTGTCAATAAGGGGGACCAAGTGGCTGCCCAAGAGGCCTAATTGTCCCTTACAAAAATGTGGGCCAATATGAATTGACCATATGGCAGTGGGGACCACTTTTCATCTActattaacttaattaatttcaattaatcTCAAATTCCTATTTAATAATTCAACCATTGTTAATTAATTCCTAATCTTGATTAATATTTCTATATCAGTAGAAATTTGAAAACAGGTCgagccattttaaaattcgGAATTAAAATTCGCAGCCAGCTCCTTTGTTCAGTAAATCagtcatatcttttgatttcGATATCGAATAAATTTCCACAAACTATGGTTGAAACATAATctaattatctacaacttttaatttatatgtttTTCCAAATTCCAAAATTATGATGGCGTTAATCTCACTCCAAATAAGATCACCCGTAGACGTAGCGTAAAaacatcttctttttttttttggatggcttacacttggatttggctcaaggTTCCTTCTTGAattgtgtttaacttcacatatattattcatataacttatCGTATGTCCCTTTATAAAATATCATTATGTGGGCTCCACCTCAGCTCACAGTTAAGCCATCTATAGCCATAgtaaaacaatattttttttggggtgtaacagtttctctccaaatttgctACCCCAATATTCTCTCCAATTTCTCacccataatttttttcaaaattagggTAATACTTACCTTCATAGCTTCTCAACCACGACTTTCTACAACATTAATACTCCAATTTTGGAATTAAGTGATGTGCATTCTGTGGTTATTGCAGAAGAATGATAAAATTTTGGTGAATGCAGATTTGAATCAATTGAAGAATATTGTAATTTTTGAGTAGAGATCTGTGATTACTTAAAGATTTGAATGGTTGAATGTTTAATTGTTTGAAGATTTGAATTAGATTGCATACCAGTTTCACTTGAATCCCCTCCCAGATGAAAGCACCTGGAATACTGGAGATTTTTTCAATagctaattctcttctaattcaactttagtgtgtatgtaattcatttttagttcaagtctaattcatttttgtgttctatGGATTACTGGAGGCTTTTTCAATAGCTACATTTTTCATTCGTagctaattctcttctaattcaattttagtgtgtatttaattcatttttagttcaagtttaattcaattttgtgtttctatagatcactgaagattttttcattagctacacttttcattcgtgtcgaattctcttctaattcaactttaatatgtatgtaattcatttttcattcaagtttaattcatttttttattcaagtttaattcaaaatgcatatttcagtttgataacactactgaAATACTTTAATAGTAACGTAgctatgcattgcattataaaaaaagaagaagatatattttacatgaataaaaaactatattaaaagtgtattttacatgaacaaaaatcATCTTAAAAAATGTACTATTGAAAACAATCTTCAAAACCTAACCAATACATCAGCTATAAACTATTTTTAGACAACATAATTTTCATAGACATTTTAACTAATATaactacatttatttatttatgtggtcTTTCGTCTTCACTTCGAAGGTTACTCTTTTGCTTCTTCACTGCATATTCCCATAGTAAAGCCCCAAACCTCTTTCGGAGACTGTCTGCACTTAgttgttgatttgcaatatcctGACCATTGCTCACTAACTCCGCAAATGCATCCACAAAAACTCCACAATccctacaaaatttaaaatataaaatcattataaaaatactattgagtttaataagaccaatataaaagataatatttatttaataaacaaTTAAACTTACAATGAATCTTCTTGTTGTCTAGGAATCCCTTCAGTTATGAACTTAGATTCAGTGAGCTCAAACTCATTTTTTC
This Solanum dulcamara chromosome 8, daSolDulc1.2, whole genome shotgun sequence DNA region includes the following protein-coding sequences:
- the LOC129900977 gene encoding uncharacterized protein LOC129900977; the encoded protein is MISLILPHYLSVVKFYDKRPELKESPKYNGKNEFELTESKFITEGIPRQQEDSLDCGVFVDAFAELVSNGQDIANQQLSADSLRKRFGALLWEYAVKKQKSNLRSEDERPHK